One Paenibacillus sp. FSL W8-0186 genomic window carries:
- a CDS encoding purine-nucleoside phosphorylase encodes MTTILTQGMIQEAADYIRSKSGVAPKIGLILGSGLGVLADHIEEAVSIAYKDIPYFPQSTVEGHAGELLIGTVQGTPVVLMKGRFHMYEGYGPELTAFPVRVMKALGVAKLLVTNAAGGINTSYKPGDLMLISDHINMTGRNPLVGPNDAEQGPRFPDMSEAYNRKLREIAKQVAKEKEVPLQEGVYVGLLGPSYETPAEIRMFRTLGADAVGMSTVSEVIVARHAGIEVLGISCISNMAAGILDQPLSHEEVIETTDRVREKFLNLVLGIIPKL; translated from the coding sequence ATGACAACGATATTAACGCAAGGAATGATTCAGGAAGCCGCGGATTATATTCGTTCCAAATCGGGTGTGGCGCCGAAGATCGGCTTGATCCTTGGCTCGGGCCTGGGTGTGCTGGCTGACCATATCGAGGAGGCTGTGAGCATCGCCTATAAGGATATTCCTTATTTTCCCCAATCGACGGTAGAGGGGCATGCGGGCGAGCTGTTGATTGGTACGGTGCAGGGAACCCCTGTCGTGCTGATGAAGGGCCGCTTTCACATGTATGAAGGCTACGGTCCGGAACTGACGGCATTTCCGGTTCGGGTGATGAAGGCGCTTGGGGTGGCAAAGCTGCTTGTTACAAACGCAGCAGGCGGAATTAACACATCCTACAAGCCTGGCGATCTGATGCTGATCTCGGATCACATCAATATGACGGGGAGAAACCCGCTCGTAGGTCCGAATGATGCAGAACAGGGTCCGCGTTTTCCAGATATGTCGGAGGCCTACAACCGCAAGCTTCGCGAGATTGCCAAGCAGGTAGCCAAAGAGAAGGAAGTACCGCTGCAGGAGGGCGTCTATGTAGGCTTGTTAGGGCCATCATACGAAACGCCTGCAGAGATTAGAATGTTCCGTACTCTGGGAGCAGATGCCGTAGGCATGTCCACGGTATCGGAGGTTATCGTAGCCAGACATGCTGGCATCGAGGTGTTGGGCATATCCTGTATCAGCAATATGGCTGCTGGCATTCTGGATCAGCCGCTTTCCCATGAGGAAGTGATCGAGACGACGGACCGGGTTCGTGAGAAGTTCCTTAACCTCGTGCTCGGAATTATCCCCAAATTGTAA
- the xerD gene encoding site-specific tyrosine recombinase XerD has translation MEQYIAPFMGYLTDHKRLSAATLECYKRDVEQFISYSQERGVNEPAQLTRAGVKLYFTMLGHSGKAPATVARSAVSLRAFFTYLQRERLLDQEPGEWIEAPRIDKSPPQTLTVAEVDLLLDMPDVSQTSGLRDKAMLELIYATGIRVSELIALDVKDVDTAMKFVRCSGGKERIIPMGTVTAEWLEKYLRESRPKMLSRSDTEVLFPNARGDRLSRQGFWKIVKKYGREAGIEADITPHTLRHSFAVHLLEGGADVKSVQEMLGHADMVTVQMYLSKRKPNLKSVYEAFHPRGKAQAFDSSTGQT, from the coding sequence CCGTTTATGGGTTATTTGACTGATCATAAGAGGTTAAGCGCGGCAACGCTGGAATGTTACAAGCGGGACGTAGAGCAATTTATCAGTTATTCACAAGAGCGCGGGGTGAATGAGCCCGCCCAACTGACGAGGGCAGGGGTGAAGCTTTATTTTACGATGCTCGGCCATTCTGGAAAAGCCCCGGCAACTGTGGCTAGATCCGCGGTGTCGCTGCGCGCTTTTTTTACATATTTGCAGCGGGAGCGGCTTTTGGATCAGGAGCCGGGCGAATGGATTGAGGCGCCAAGAATCGACAAGTCCCCGCCGCAGACGCTGACTGTGGCCGAGGTTGATTTGCTGCTGGACATGCCAGATGTGTCCCAGACCTCCGGGCTGCGTGACAAAGCGATGCTGGAGCTAATCTATGCGACAGGAATCCGCGTATCCGAGCTTATTGCGCTGGATGTCAAGGACGTCGATACCGCTATGAAATTTGTGCGATGCTCTGGCGGGAAGGAGCGGATTATCCCTATGGGGACCGTTACGGCTGAGTGGCTGGAGAAATATTTGAGGGAAAGCCGCCCGAAGATGTTAAGCCGGTCCGACACCGAAGTACTGTTCCCTAATGCAAGGGGAGATCGGCTCTCTCGCCAGGGTTTTTGGAAAATCGTCAAGAAGTACGGCAGAGAGGCTGGGATCGAAGCGGACATTACGCCGCACACGCTCCGTCATTCCTTTGCCGTGCATTTGCTGGAAGGCGGCGCTGACGTAAAGTCGGTGCAGGAAATGCTAGGACATGCCGATATGGTTACCGTGCAGATGTATTTAAGCAAGCGCAAACCCAACTTGAAGTCTGTCTATGAGGCATTTCATCCCCGGGGTAAGGCGCAGGCCTTCGATTCTTCAACTGGACAAACGTAA